From a single Sphingosinicellaceae bacterium genomic region:
- a CDS encoding dienelactone hydrolase family protein has protein sequence MTTEPFDYRDGETLCRGQIAVPGGTDKRPAIAIFADLGGIGEHTERYANDLAGLGYLALAADVYGDGKTPKDFAEGMPWVQSWKADPVALAKRAAAALDALAAHPRCDGRLGAIGFCFGGTTVLELARHGHPGYLAGVSFHGDAATPQPATKPIATKLLVLHGAEDPLMPGPVLLTFLAEMAAVEADCQTVAYTGAVHSFTNRNADGSVMPGIKYHERTAKRSWKAMAAHFAEVFA, from the coding sequence ATGACCACCGAACCCTTCGACTATCGTGACGGCGAGACGCTGTGCCGCGGCCAGATCGCGGTTCCCGGCGGCACCGACAAGCGCCCCGCCATCGCGATCTTCGCCGACCTCGGCGGCATCGGCGAGCACACCGAGCGCTACGCCAACGACCTTGCCGGCCTCGGCTATCTCGCGCTCGCCGCCGACGTTTATGGTGACGGCAAGACCCCCAAGGACTTCGCCGAAGGCATGCCCTGGGTGCAAAGCTGGAAGGCCGACCCCGTCGCCCTTGCGAAGCGCGCGGCGGCCGCACTCGACGCGCTGGCGGCGCACCCGCGCTGCGACGGCCGGCTCGGCGCGATCGGCTTCTGCTTCGGCGGCACCACGGTGCTCGAGCTCGCGCGCCACGGCCACCCTGGCTACCTGGCGGGCGTCAGCTTCCACGGCGACGCGGCGACGCCCCAGCCCGCGACCAAGCCGATCGCGACCAAGCTCCTTGTCCTCCACGGCGCCGAGGACCCGCTGATGCCCGGCCCGGTACTGCTTACGTTCCTCGCCGAGATGGCGGCGGTCGAGGCCGACTGCCAGACCGTTGCCTATACCGGCGCGGTCCACAGCTTCACCAACCGCAACGCCGACGGCAGCGTCATGCCCGGCATCAAGTACCACGAGCGCACCGCCAAGCGGTCGTGGAAGGCGATGGCCGCGCACTTCGCCGAGGTCTTCGCATAG
- a CDS encoding S1/P1 nuclease — MRPGRLLLPVFALAVALPAPVLAWGELGHRMVATIAFAEVRPETRRAIKKLLRHGAEVATPTCPLRTLEDAAVWPDCLRGLGDRFASSFPWHYQDISVCMDFDVKEACPDGNCVTAQIAKQAKILATKSRPIVERITALAFLAHFVGDVHQPLHVGEKGDRGGNQVPADYGAKAGGKLNLHHIWDTELAERALTEPPVVGPASVTAAERVEWRKGNVTDWARESWQAAKDVTYGNLHDYPDRCLLPPAPVTSATSLAPAEAAVADSLGAVAAAVAGPRAKVDEAYIAAATPVVRTQIEKAGVRLAMMLDAALTKPLR, encoded by the coding sequence ATGCGCCCCGGCCGCCTCCTCTTGCCCGTCTTCGCGCTGGCCGTCGCGCTGCCCGCTCCGGTGTTGGCGTGGGGCGAGCTTGGCCACCGCATGGTCGCGACGATCGCCTTTGCCGAGGTCAGGCCGGAGACGCGGCGCGCGATCAAGAAGCTGCTGCGCCACGGTGCCGAGGTCGCCACCCCGACCTGTCCGCTGCGGACGCTCGAAGATGCCGCGGTCTGGCCCGACTGCCTCCGCGGCCTCGGCGACCGCTTCGCGTCCTCGTTCCCGTGGCACTACCAGGATATCAGCGTCTGCATGGACTTCGACGTCAAGGAAGCCTGTCCCGACGGCAATTGCGTCACCGCCCAGATTGCGAAGCAGGCCAAAATCCTCGCCACCAAAAGCCGGCCCATCGTGGAGAGGATCACCGCGCTGGCGTTCCTCGCGCATTTCGTCGGCGACGTGCACCAGCCGCTCCATGTCGGCGAGAAGGGCGACCGCGGCGGCAACCAGGTTCCCGCAGACTACGGCGCCAAGGCCGGCGGCAAGCTCAACCTCCACCACATCTGGGACACCGAACTTGCCGAGCGCGCGCTGACGGAGCCGCCCGTGGTTGGCCCCGCCTCCGTCACCGCGGCCGAGCGCGTCGAGTGGCGCAAGGGCAATGTCACCGACTGGGCTCGCGAAAGCTGGCAGGCGGCCAAGGACGTCACTTACGGCAATCTCCACGACTACCCCGACCGCTGCCTGCTGCCACCTGCGCCGGTGACGTCCGCGACCTCGCTGGCGCCGGCCGAGGCTGCCGTTGCCGACAGCCTCGGTGCTGTCGCCGCTGCCGTCGCCGGCCCGCGCGCCAAGGTCGACGAGGCCTACATCGCCGCGGCAACCCCGGTCGTCCGCACCCAGATCGAGAAAGCCGGCGTCCGCCTCGCGATGATGCTCGACGCGGCGTTGACCAAGCCCCTACGGTAA
- a CDS encoding zinc metallopeptidase, with translation MRLDDQRESDNVDDQRGQGGGLGFGGGGGFGGGGGILGFLLPMVMSRFGCGGVAVLVVLFLVFGGGLSSLGGLVGGGGVGAPQIGQPAQETAPATGATGAARSESSTDRFVRQVLGSTEDVWGKVFPEQAGKPYVRPRLVLFSGQTRSGCGAAESAMGPFYCPADHKVYLDESFFDELQTRFGAKGDAAAAYVVAHEIGHHLQSLLGISDQVQTAQERASESQRNALSVKLELQADCFAGVWAKNSGRLEDGDIEEAVTAAQAIGDDTLQRQARGTVVPDSFTHGSSAQRVQWLKTGLASGRLDSCDTFGGR, from the coding sequence ATGCGACTCGACGACCAACGTGAGAGCGACAACGTCGACGATCAGCGCGGCCAGGGCGGCGGGCTCGGTTTCGGCGGCGGCGGTGGCTTCGGCGGTGGCGGCGGTATCCTCGGGTTCCTGCTGCCGATGGTGATGAGCCGCTTCGGCTGCGGCGGCGTCGCGGTGCTGGTGGTGCTGTTCCTGGTCTTCGGCGGCGGCCTGAGCAGCCTCGGCGGGCTGGTCGGCGGCGGCGGTGTCGGTGCTCCCCAGATCGGCCAGCCGGCGCAGGAAACCGCCCCCGCCACCGGAGCCACCGGCGCGGCACGCTCCGAAAGCTCGACCGACCGCTTCGTCCGCCAGGTCCTCGGCTCGACCGAGGATGTCTGGGGCAAGGTCTTCCCCGAACAGGCCGGCAAGCCCTACGTCCGCCCCCGCCTCGTGCTGTTCAGCGGCCAGACCCGCTCGGGCTGCGGCGCGGCGGAATCGGCGATGGGCCCGTTCTATTGCCCCGCCGATCACAAGGTCTACCTCGACGAAAGCTTCTTCGACGAGCTCCAGACCCGCTTCGGCGCCAAGGGCGATGCGGCCGCCGCGTACGTCGTCGCGCACGAGATCGGGCACCATCTGCAGAGCCTGCTCGGCATCTCCGACCAGGTCCAGACGGCGCAGGAGCGTGCGTCGGAAAGCCAGCGCAACGCCCTGTCGGTCAAGCTCGAGCTCCAGGCCGACTGCTTCGCCGGCGTCTGGGCCAAGAACAGCGGCCGCCTCGAGGACGGCGACATCGAGGAGGCGGTCACCGCCGCGCAGGCGATCGGCGATGACACACTGCAGCGCCAGGCGCGCGGCACCGTCGTTCCCGACAGCTTCACCCACGGGTCGAGCGCGCAGCGAGTACAGTGGCTCAAGACCGGGCTGGCAAGTGGCCGACTGGACTCCTGCGATACGTTCGGAGGTCGGTGA
- a CDS encoding ribose-phosphate pyrophosphokinase, with protein sequence MDPDHVAALLHARARAGETVTYSEVLGALGYAFSRPKMRAMCKVLETVDAAERGAGRPELAVLVVRQSDGLPGQGWWLGETDYRGLFTGPEAAAWVRARQRVAFDWWGAN encoded by the coding sequence ATGGACCCGGATCATGTCGCGGCGCTGCTCCACGCGCGGGCGCGGGCGGGTGAGACCGTGACCTATTCCGAAGTTCTCGGCGCGCTCGGCTACGCGTTCAGCCGCCCGAAGATGCGGGCGATGTGCAAGGTGCTCGAGACCGTCGACGCGGCCGAGCGCGGGGCCGGGCGGCCCGAGCTCGCAGTGCTGGTGGTGCGCCAGTCGGACGGGCTGCCGGGGCAGGGCTGGTGGCTCGGCGAGACCGATTACCGCGGGCTGTTCACCGGGCCGGAAGCGGCGGCGTGGGTGCGGGCGCGGCAGCGAGTGGCGTTCGACTGGTGGGGTGCGAACTAG
- the pabB gene encoding aminodeoxychorismate synthase component I, translated as MAFDPVQPFVLLDDARAGRARLFSEVGVVVEAAKLGEVGAALVAVRAMGGNRAGFLSFEAGAALTSCPPPGTGGGQAALPLVWFARFDRVETFDDAATDALLDAGHASIGPARPRIERVAYDHMLARIAELIAAGDVYQVNATFAADVATRGHPLALYRRLRRAQAAPHCALIHTGRDWLLSLSPELLFDLSGRALTTRPMKGTAARGATAAADDAAAAELAADPKNRAENLMIVDLLRNDLSRVAEPGSVAVPQLFAVERYPTVLQMTSTVTALARSGIDAVDVLAALFPCGSVTGAPKIRALEVIAELEAAPRGAYTGSIGAIDASGDATFNVAIRTLTMQPGGGARMGLGGGIVADSEVTSEWAEALAKGAFLTRSPARVDLIETMRFEPGIGLVHRELHLDRLAASAGFLGHRLDLVATEAALAAATERMSHPGRIRLLLARSGAVSVQASPLPPTPAAPVAVKLVPLPVAASDWRLRHKTSDRAFYDDARRAAGSFEVVFVRPDGGLTEGSFTNVFVERDRRMLTPPLGEGLLPGVLRAALITEGRAIEARLTAADLVGGFLIGNSLRGLIRARLGAPAFP; from the coding sequence ATGGCCTTCGATCCCGTCCAGCCCTTCGTCCTGCTCGACGACGCCCGCGCGGGCCGGGCGCGGCTGTTCAGCGAGGTTGGTGTAGTGGTCGAGGCGGCGAAGCTGGGCGAGGTCGGCGCAGCGCTGGTGGCGGTCCGCGCGATGGGCGGCAACCGCGCCGGGTTCCTCAGCTTCGAGGCGGGCGCCGCCCTCACTTCGTGCCCCCCTCCCGGTACGGGAGGGGGGCAGGCGGCCCTCCCCCTAGTCTGGTTTGCGCGCTTCGACCGCGTCGAGACCTTCGACGACGCCGCCACCGACGCCCTCCTCGACGCCGGTCACGCCAGCATCGGTCCCGCCCGCCCCCGCATCGAACGTGTTGCCTATGACCACATGCTCGCCCGCATCGCCGAGTTGATCGCGGCAGGCGACGTCTACCAGGTCAACGCAACCTTTGCCGCCGACGTCGCGACGCGCGGCCACCCGCTGGCGCTGTACCGCCGCCTCCGCCGCGCCCAGGCCGCGCCGCATTGCGCCCTCATCCACACCGGCCGCGACTGGCTGCTGAGCCTGTCGCCCGAGCTGCTGTTCGACCTGAGCGGCCGCGCCCTGACCACCCGCCCGATGAAGGGCACCGCCGCGCGCGGAGCGACCGCCGCAGCCGACGATGCCGCCGCTGCCGAACTCGCCGCCGACCCCAAGAACCGCGCCGAAAACCTGATGATCGTCGACCTGCTCAGGAACGACCTGTCGCGCGTCGCCGAGCCCGGCTCGGTCGCGGTCCCGCAGTTGTTCGCCGTCGAACGCTACCCGACCGTCCTGCAGATGACGTCGACCGTCACTGCACTCGCCCGCTCCGGCATCGACGCAGTCGACGTGCTCGCGGCGCTGTTCCCCTGCGGCTCGGTCACCGGCGCGCCCAAGATTCGCGCGCTCGAGGTCATTGCCGAACTCGAGGCCGCCCCACGCGGCGCCTACACCGGCAGCATCGGCGCGATCGACGCAAGCGGCGACGCGACCTTCAACGTCGCGATCCGGACTTTGACAATGCAGCCCGGCGGCGGCGCGCGCATGGGCCTCGGCGGCGGCATCGTCGCCGACAGCGAGGTCACCTCGGAGTGGGCCGAAGCGCTCGCCAAGGGTGCATTCCTGACGCGCTCCCCCGCGCGGGTCGACCTGATCGAGACGATGCGCTTCGAGCCGGGAATCGGGTTAGTGCACCGCGAGCTGCACCTCGATCGGCTGGCGGCGAGCGCGGGTTTTCTCGGGCACCGGCTCGACCTCGTGGCGACGGAGGCGGCGCTGGCAGCAGCAACGGAGCGCATGTCCCACCCAGGCCGCATCCGTCTCCTCCTCGCCCGCTCCGGCGCGGTCTCGGTGCAGGCCAGCCCCCTGCCGCCGACCCCCGCCGCGCCCGTCGCGGTAAAGCTCGTGCCCCTCCCCGTCGCCGCCTCCGACTGGCGCCTCCGCCACAAGACCAGCGACCGCGCCTTCTACGACGACGCGCGCCGCGCTGCGGGCAGCTTCGAGGTCGTCTTCGTTCGCCCCGACGGCGGCCTCACCGAGGGCAGCTTCACCAACGTCTTCGTCGAGCGGGACAGGCGGATGCTGACCCCGCCGCTCGGGGAGGGCCTGCTCCCCGGTGTGCTCCGCGCCGCACTCATCACCGAAGGACGGGCGATCGAAGCCCGCCTCACCGCCGCCGACCTCGTGGGCGGCTTCCTGATCGGCAATTCCCTCCGCGGCCTGATCCGCGCACGCCTCGGGGCACCGGCTTTTCCTTGA
- a CDS encoding pyridoxal phosphate-dependent aminotransferase — translation MLSAAINRIHPSPTLAVTAKAARLKAEGRDIIGLGAGEPDFDTPDFVKEAAMKAIRDGQTKYTNVDGTPVLKAAIQAKFKRDNNLTYGLDQITVNVGGKHTIFNAMLATLDAGDEVVIPAPYWVSYPDIVAFTGATPVIVPCGIDIGFKLTPAALEAAITPQTRWLILNSPSNPTGAAYSAAELRGLADVLLRHPQVHILSDDMYEHIVYDGFQFATIAEVEPALYERTLTVNGASKAYAMTGWRIGFAGGPAWLIKAIAKIQSQSTTNPCSIAQAAVTAALNGDQSFLIARNAAFSKRRDLVVSMLNQTPGLRCPRPEGAFYVYPDCAGLIGKTTPDGIVLSDDEAVATYFIDAEGVAVVHGAAFGGSPAFRISYATSESNLEQACTRIQRAVGRLV, via the coding sequence ATGCTGTCCGCCGCCATCAACCGCATCCACCCCTCGCCGACGCTGGCGGTCACCGCCAAGGCGGCGCGGCTGAAGGCGGAGGGGCGCGACATCATCGGGCTGGGCGCGGGCGAGCCCGACTTCGACACGCCCGATTTCGTTAAGGAAGCGGCGATGAAGGCGATCCGCGACGGCCAGACCAAGTACACCAACGTCGACGGCACTCCGGTCCTGAAGGCCGCGATCCAGGCCAAGTTCAAGCGCGACAACAACCTGACCTACGGCCTCGACCAGATCACCGTGAACGTCGGCGGCAAGCACACCATCTTCAACGCGATGTTGGCGACGCTCGACGCCGGCGACGAGGTCGTGATCCCGGCACCCTACTGGGTTAGCTACCCCGATATCGTCGCCTTCACCGGCGCGACCCCCGTCATCGTGCCGTGCGGCATCGACATCGGCTTCAAGCTGACGCCAGCCGCGCTGGAGGCCGCGATCACGCCCCAGACGCGCTGGCTGATCCTCAACTCGCCGTCGAACCCGACCGGTGCCGCTTACTCCGCCGCCGAGCTGCGTGGCCTCGCGGACGTGCTGCTGCGCCACCCGCAGGTGCACATCCTCAGCGACGACATGTACGAGCACATCGTCTACGATGGCTTCCAGTTCGCGACGATCGCCGAGGTCGAGCCGGCGCTTTACGAGCGCACCCTCACCGTCAACGGAGCGTCGAAGGCGTACGCGATGACCGGCTGGCGGATCGGCTTTGCGGGCGGCCCGGCGTGGCTGATCAAGGCGATCGCCAAGATCCAGTCGCAGTCGACGACCAACCCGTGCTCGATCGCGCAGGCCGCGGTGACAGCTGCTCTGAACGGTGACCAGTCGTTCCTGATCGCGCGCAACGCGGCATTTTCCAAGCGCCGCGACCTCGTCGTGTCGATGCTCAACCAGACCCCGGGCCTGCGCTGCCCGCGGCCCGAGGGGGCCTTCTACGTGTACCCCGACTGCGCCGGCCTGATCGGCAAGACGACGCCCGACGGCATCGTGTTGAGCGACGATGAGGCGGTGGCGACCTACTTCATCGATGCTGAGGGCGTCGCGGTGGTGCACGGCGCGGCGTTCGGCGGCTCGCCAGCGTTCCGGATCAGCTATGCGACGAGCGAGTCCAACCTCGAGCAAGCGTGCACGCGGATCCAGCGCGCGGTCGGGCGGCTGGTCTAG
- a CDS encoding lipase family protein, which produces MSIRTVAIVASLGLATPVYAVPPGSIVGSVPLAGAPSGASATRIHYRSTDADGRPVTVTAAIVIPRGRAPTGGRNIVVWAHGATGVAESCGLSDKPGVFAQVAGLDTLMAAGDIVVAPDYQGLGSPGPHPFLVGLAAAHSVIDAARAARAMPGVKTSGHYAVFGESLGGFSALWTGSEAARYAPEMTLVGVAAAAPPTDLKANLTEGSAAAVRAFLTAYTATSWEQVYHLPVTTVVKPRSASLIRALAKNCVALDGFKLRTKIGMLRLAAQLKGVDLAANPRWAALMEQNSVPAGLTVPAFVAQGAEDVIVAPAVTRKYVDRLCRAKVSVRYVAMPGNHVTAGKASAPQAAAWIADRFVGKPAPNDCARL; this is translated from the coding sequence ATGAGCATCAGGACCGTCGCTATTGTCGCAAGCCTCGGGCTCGCCACTCCCGTGTACGCCGTGCCCCCCGGCTCCATCGTCGGCTCCGTCCCCCTTGCCGGCGCTCCATCGGGAGCGTCCGCCACTCGCATCCACTACCGCTCGACGGACGCCGACGGCCGCCCGGTAACCGTTACCGCCGCCATCGTCATCCCCCGTGGCCGCGCCCCGACCGGCGGTCGCAACATCGTCGTCTGGGCGCACGGCGCGACGGGCGTCGCTGAAAGTTGCGGCCTGTCCGACAAGCCGGGCGTGTTCGCGCAGGTGGCCGGTCTCGACACGCTTATGGCGGCCGGCGATATCGTCGTCGCGCCCGACTACCAGGGCCTCGGCAGCCCCGGGCCACACCCCTTCCTCGTTGGCCTTGCTGCCGCGCACTCGGTGATCGACGCCGCGCGCGCCGCACGGGCGATGCCGGGTGTGAAGACCTCGGGACATTACGCGGTGTTCGGGGAGTCGCTCGGCGGATTCTCCGCCCTGTGGACGGGCAGCGAGGCGGCGCGCTACGCCCCCGAGATGACGCTGGTCGGGGTGGCCGCTGCGGCGCCGCCGACCGACCTCAAGGCGAACCTGACCGAGGGCAGCGCCGCCGCGGTGCGCGCTTTCCTGACCGCCTACACCGCGACCAGCTGGGAGCAGGTTTACCACCTGCCGGTCACGACGGTGGTCAAGCCGCGCTCCGCGTCGCTTATCCGCGCGCTGGCAAAGAACTGCGTCGCCCTCGACGGCTTCAAGCTGCGCACCAAGATCGGCATGCTGCGGCTGGCGGCCCAGCTGAAGGGCGTCGACCTCGCGGCGAACCCGCGCTGGGCGGCGCTGATGGAGCAGAACTCGGTGCCTGCCGGCCTGACCGTCCCGGCGTTCGTCGCGCAGGGCGCCGAAGATGTCATCGTCGCGCCGGCGGTGACGCGGAAGTACGTCGACCGCCTGTGCCGCGCCAAGGTCAGCGTGCGCTACGTGGCGATGCCGGGCAACCACGTGACGGCAGGCAAGGCCTCGGCACCGCAAGCCGCGGCGTGGATTGCCGACCGGTTCGTAGGCAAGCCCGCCCCGAACGACTGCGCGCGCCTCTAG